One window of the Klebsiella oxytoca genome contains the following:
- a CDS encoding CidA/LrgA family protein, translating into MAFAPVRVTPLVMQRLQVPVQVLIYAGLFVCADYLVNWLHLPLPANLVGMLIMLALIVCRVIPLNWVRAGARWLLAEMLLFFVPAVVAVVNYAQLLMVDGWRIFLVIGLSTTMVLGATAWVVDKVYRYEVSRMKHE; encoded by the coding sequence ATGGCCTTCGCGCCAGTTCGCGTGACGCCCCTGGTCATGCAACGTCTTCAGGTACCCGTTCAGGTACTGATCTATGCCGGACTGTTCGTCTGCGCTGATTATTTAGTTAACTGGTTGCATTTGCCGCTTCCGGCGAATCTGGTTGGTATGCTGATAATGCTGGCGCTGATTGTTTGCCGGGTGATCCCTCTAAACTGGGTTCGGGCCGGAGCACGCTGGCTGCTGGCGGAAATGCTGCTGTTTTTCGTGCCGGCGGTGGTGGCGGTGGTTAACTATGCGCAGCTGCTGATGGTTGATGGCTGGCGTATTTTTCTGGTGATTGGCTTAAGTACCACGATGGTGCTGGGCGCAACGGCGTGGGTGGTTGATAAGGTGTATCGCTATGAAGTCAGCAGGATGAAGCATGAGTGA
- a CDS encoding type 1 fimbrial protein, with amino-acid sequence MFKNIILLLALSFPMSGWSCVDGANYGDVSMTNLPEQVLVNAGNYSAGTILYDSGQITHSKTHVTNCQGNIYAQFAWSSDNTISPVSDGIYTTSVPGIGLRVKVWLNITGEYDGDNDDFTPDYSQHYIGDADFYLGKPNGLLDYWAGTNYAPTYQLQLVATGGAIASNSSLTLKDPISTVSFKDSSGTMVISQLHINGTTKIKLTPMGCTAGSTALNFTMGSVKTSEFNLSNKVGSAQQTLTLTCEPGTRATMRIIATETDGDNPDNSVMALTPGENIATGVGVQLNINGVPLSLNTNYALFPYNRTTVTNPGAEASYTIFTDPNNPGGASGTNTLYFSTNYYKTGAEVTPGKANASGTITFIYN; translated from the coding sequence ATGTTCAAGAATATTATTTTACTATTGGCGTTAAGCTTTCCGATGTCTGGTTGGTCATGTGTCGATGGTGCCAACTATGGTGATGTATCAATGACGAATCTTCCTGAGCAAGTATTAGTAAATGCGGGTAACTACTCAGCGGGCACGATTCTCTATGATTCAGGCCAGATTACACATTCAAAAACCCACGTAACAAACTGTCAGGGTAATATTTATGCCCAGTTTGCGTGGTCTTCAGATAATACTATTTCACCGGTTAGTGATGGGATATATACCACTAGTGTGCCCGGTATTGGTCTCAGAGTTAAAGTCTGGCTGAATATCACCGGTGAGTATGATGGTGATAACGATGACTTCACACCAGATTATAGCCAGCATTATATCGGTGATGCGGACTTCTATCTGGGTAAACCTAATGGATTACTCGATTATTGGGCTGGTACAAATTATGCGCCAACCTATCAGTTACAGCTCGTAGCTACCGGCGGAGCTATTGCCAGCAATAGCTCTCTGACGTTGAAAGATCCTATCTCGACGGTTTCGTTTAAAGACAGCTCCGGAACGATGGTTATTTCCCAACTGCATATAAACGGTACGACGAAAATCAAGTTGACGCCAATGGGTTGCACGGCTGGTTCAACCGCACTGAATTTCACAATGGGTTCGGTTAAAACGAGTGAATTTAATCTTTCTAACAAAGTCGGTTCTGCCCAACAAACGCTCACACTGACCTGTGAACCAGGGACGAGAGCAACGATGCGGATTATTGCGACCGAAACGGATGGAGATAACCCGGATAATAGCGTGATGGCGCTAACCCCCGGAGAGAACATTGCGACTGGCGTTGGAGTACAGTTGAATATTAACGGTGTTCCCCTCTCCCTGAATACCAATTACGCCTTATTCCCTTACAACCGAACCACGGTGACCAATCCCGGCGCGGAGGCGAGCTATACAATATTTACCGATCCAAATAACCCCGGTGGGGCCTCAGGGACAAATACGCTGTATTTTTCGACTAACTATTATAAAACCGGCGCTGAGGTTACGCCGGGTAAAGCCAATGCGAGCGGAACGATAACCTTTATCTACAACTAA
- a CDS encoding fimbrial assembly chaperone, producing the protein MNRLLCIVCFFLCISVSQASVVVGGTRVIFDGTQKTTTVSVQNKDNVTNIVQSWLSIVDEASPAKDSFITTPPLFRLKAGEQGFVRILRTGKPLAEDRESMLWLNIKGIPAADDVPDKNMVQFAINSRIKLIYRPAALKKAIPEDFAEKLQWSSDGRGIKVKNDSPLYMNFSEIFINGKAVPEAWFVAPYSTIKIPVASASSSGKREVTWSVINDYGMSGPKYKAILQ; encoded by the coding sequence ATGAACAGATTATTATGTATTGTTTGTTTTTTTCTTTGTATTTCAGTATCGCAGGCTAGCGTAGTTGTTGGCGGCACGCGCGTTATCTTCGATGGTACACAAAAGACAACCACGGTGTCTGTTCAGAATAAAGATAACGTTACAAATATCGTTCAGTCATGGTTATCCATCGTGGATGAGGCGTCACCCGCGAAAGATTCATTTATTACTACGCCCCCTCTTTTTCGCTTGAAGGCGGGTGAGCAGGGATTTGTCCGTATACTTCGTACAGGCAAACCTCTGGCAGAAGATCGCGAGTCTATGCTTTGGCTCAATATTAAAGGGATTCCTGCCGCGGATGATGTGCCAGATAAAAATATGGTGCAATTTGCGATTAACTCCAGAATCAAACTTATTTATCGACCCGCCGCCTTAAAAAAGGCGATTCCGGAAGACTTCGCTGAAAAGCTGCAATGGTCAAGTGATGGCAGAGGGATTAAGGTAAAAAATGACTCTCCTCTGTATATGAATTTTTCTGAGATATTTATTAATGGTAAAGCAGTACCCGAGGCGTGGTTTGTTGCACCTTATTCAACGATAAAAATACCGGTAGCAAGTGCCTCTTCATCTGGGAAAAGAGAAGTCACATGGAGTGTGATCAATGATTATGGTATGTCAGGACCAAAATATAAGGCCATTCTTCAATAG
- a CDS encoding LysR family transcriptional regulator, translating into MDIRTLRYFVEVVRQQSFTRAAEKLFVTQPTISKMLKNLEDELNCTLLIRDGRKLLLTDTGRVVFERGQAILGEFHQLESELSDINHLHKGILRLGIPPMVGMLMAEPISLFRQRYSGVELKISEFGGLTVQQAVSNGELDLAMTALPVDEASGLTTLSLFSHPLCVLTPRTAHWKGIASLSPEALAEYPLVIYNEDFALSQQLMRLFAQHEVKPSIAVRSGQWDFLAAMVQAGIGVAILPEPICQRLDPQSFCWIPLQSDLRWELGMIWREGVYMSHSARAWLECSKAFWLK; encoded by the coding sequence ATGGATATCCGAACGCTGCGTTATTTTGTCGAAGTGGTTCGCCAACAGAGCTTCACTCGCGCGGCGGAGAAACTGTTCGTCACGCAGCCCACCATCAGCAAAATGCTTAAGAATCTGGAAGATGAGCTGAACTGCACGCTGCTGATCCGCGATGGTCGGAAGCTATTGCTGACCGATACCGGGCGGGTAGTCTTCGAGCGCGGGCAGGCTATCCTTGGCGAATTTCATCAGCTGGAATCAGAGCTGAGTGATATTAATCATCTGCATAAAGGCATACTGCGTCTTGGGATCCCGCCGATGGTCGGCATGCTGATGGCCGAGCCAATTAGCCTCTTTCGCCAGCGCTACTCGGGGGTCGAGCTGAAAATTTCCGAGTTTGGTGGCCTGACCGTGCAGCAGGCCGTAAGCAACGGCGAGCTGGATTTAGCCATGACGGCTCTTCCCGTTGATGAGGCCAGCGGCCTGACTACGCTTTCTCTGTTCAGCCATCCGCTCTGCGTGCTAACGCCGAGAACCGCGCACTGGAAGGGTATCGCGTCATTGTCGCCGGAAGCGCTCGCAGAGTATCCGCTGGTGATTTACAACGAGGATTTCGCCCTCAGCCAGCAGCTGATGCGGCTATTTGCACAGCATGAAGTTAAGCCGAGCATCGCCGTGCGCAGCGGGCAATGGGATTTTCTGGCCGCCATGGTGCAGGCTGGCATTGGCGTAGCCATTTTGCCGGAGCCGATCTGCCAGCGTCTCGACCCACAAAGCTTTTGCTGGATCCCGCTGCAGAGCGATCTACGCTGGGAGCTGGGAATGATTTGGCGCGAAGGTGTGTACATGTCGCACAGCGCGCGGGCGTGGCTGGAGTGCAGTAAGGCGTTCTGGCTGAAGTGA
- a CDS encoding LrgB family protein: protein MSDFQLSVLCLLVTLGLYFANKRLYRRFHKLPLMPLVFTPILLVMILVIGHISYQSYLGETHWLLWLLGPATIAFAVPVYDNLAIIKRHWMSLTAGVTTASVVAVTSSVWLARLLTLPDEIQRSLAVRSVTTPFALAAAKPLGGQPDFVALFVVVTGVFGMAIGDVLFLRLSIRAGMAKGAGFGAASHGAGTARSYELGPQEGVVASLVMMLSGIVMVLAAPLVRWAMF from the coding sequence ATGAGTGATTTTCAGCTGAGCGTCCTGTGCCTTCTGGTGACGCTGGGACTCTATTTTGCCAACAAGCGGCTTTATCGCCGCTTCCATAAACTCCCGCTGATGCCGTTGGTTTTTACCCCGATCCTGCTGGTGATGATTCTGGTAATCGGTCATATCTCCTATCAAAGCTATCTGGGTGAGACCCACTGGCTGCTGTGGCTGCTGGGCCCGGCAACCATCGCTTTCGCCGTGCCGGTATATGACAACCTGGCGATCATTAAACGTCACTGGATGTCGCTTACCGCCGGGGTGACCACCGCGTCGGTTGTTGCGGTGACCAGTTCGGTCTGGCTGGCGAGATTGTTGACTCTGCCTGATGAGATCCAGCGCAGCCTGGCAGTGCGCTCGGTAACGACGCCTTTTGCCCTGGCAGCCGCTAAGCCGCTGGGCGGTCAGCCTGATTTCGTCGCCCTGTTTGTTGTCGTCACCGGGGTATTTGGTATGGCAATAGGCGATGTGCTGTTTCTGCGTCTTTCTATTCGCGCGGGAATGGCGAAAGGAGCAGGGTTTGGCGCGGCATCACACGGCGCCGGTACCGCGCGATCCTATGAGCTTGGCCCACAGGAGGGCGTGGTCGCCAGTCTGGTGATGATGCTTTCCGGGATAGTGATGGTGCTGGCCGCGCCGTTGGTACGCTGGGCGATGTTTTAA
- a CDS encoding fimbria/pilus outer membrane usher protein, protein MIMVCQDQNIRPFFNSVGWNDAFSLKSSYIAIVCCLGSIPLPSGAGEYFNPHLLEVNETGATAVDLSYISQETVPPGKYNLDIYINDKFIAAESIVFKPQNEGSDSSAQPCISIAQLKEWSIKTQDYPELASVGSECAKLSAIPGWETAVLLSQQRVDFTLPQIAMMRRPQGYVAENQWQQGITAGLLNYNLSGQKTDPRHGGESTSSQFLSLQPGLNVGPWRLRNYSTLNHNDDGNQWDSVYSYISRDIHTLKGQLILGQTYTSSGIFDSISFTGLQLNSDKEMLPDSMNGFAPVIKGIARTTADVTVYQNGYSIYKTTVSPGAFEINDLYPTGSAGDLYVTVKESDGGEQSFVVPFASLAILQREGQVDYAFSSGKTRSGSSGGKEYNFLQSTLAWGALSNVTLYGGFQQLEDKYSNALLGAGFNLGSVGALSFDASQSWAEIKENPLADNTTSSEGQSYRLRFSKDFPLTGTNFSVAGYRYSTHGYYSLQNFIDNATAYSGCCSSNGRTKDRFDASASQIFAGFGSLSLSLVSESYWDNSRMESLGVSYSNTLGRISYFINYSYNRNVQSTSQNSDSSPSSDSIISLTVSVPFGDSTSANYNMNSSRKGDSTHSLGLSGTAFADRSLNWSVLEGYNASDKSTSGNVNLNYQGSKGEVTAGYGYDSYSSRYNYSLRGGMVAHSGGVTLSRYLGESVALVEAPGVSDVAVLGQTNVMTDSAGYAVVPFVRPYHENSLALNEQQVSGAEIDNIVRTVVPTRSAIVKVKYDTWIGYKAMMTLRFHNKDVPFGALVSLKDESLDAKDSRSSIVGDAGQVYLTGLPVKGRLLVKWGDDNNSRCHFNYDFSGNKSTEDIVFYQANCR, encoded by the coding sequence ATGATTATGGTATGTCAGGACCAAAATATAAGGCCATTCTTCAATAGCGTTGGATGGAATGATGCATTCTCATTGAAAAGCAGCTATATCGCCATTGTTTGCTGTCTTGGTTCGATTCCGTTACCGTCTGGCGCCGGGGAGTATTTTAACCCGCACTTACTTGAAGTTAACGAAACCGGGGCGACAGCCGTAGATTTATCTTATATTTCCCAGGAAACCGTGCCTCCGGGCAAATACAACCTCGATATCTATATTAACGACAAATTTATTGCTGCTGAATCTATCGTATTTAAGCCCCAAAATGAAGGTAGTGATTCGTCTGCTCAGCCGTGTATTAGCATTGCGCAACTGAAAGAGTGGTCGATAAAAACTCAGGATTATCCTGAACTTGCGAGCGTAGGCTCCGAGTGCGCAAAACTGTCTGCAATACCAGGATGGGAAACGGCGGTATTGCTTTCGCAGCAGCGGGTCGATTTTACCTTGCCTCAGATCGCGATGATGCGCCGCCCTCAGGGCTATGTCGCTGAGAACCAATGGCAGCAGGGAATCACCGCCGGGTTGCTTAACTACAATCTTTCAGGGCAAAAAACCGATCCGCGGCACGGTGGAGAATCGACATCCAGCCAGTTTCTCAGTCTGCAGCCGGGGCTGAACGTTGGGCCATGGCGTTTACGTAATTACAGCACCCTTAATCATAATGATGATGGCAACCAGTGGGACTCCGTCTACAGCTATATTTCGCGTGATATCCACACCCTGAAAGGCCAACTGATATTAGGTCAGACTTACACTTCCTCAGGCATCTTTGACAGCATCAGCTTCACCGGTTTGCAGTTGAATTCAGATAAAGAGATGTTGCCGGACAGCATGAATGGCTTTGCGCCGGTGATCAAGGGAATCGCCCGGACTACCGCGGACGTTACGGTATATCAGAACGGTTACAGCATCTATAAAACCACGGTCTCTCCCGGGGCATTCGAGATAAATGACCTTTATCCAACGGGGAGTGCGGGCGATCTCTATGTAACGGTGAAAGAGTCTGATGGCGGTGAGCAGAGCTTTGTGGTGCCCTTTGCCTCGCTGGCGATTCTCCAGCGTGAAGGGCAGGTAGACTATGCTTTCAGCAGCGGTAAAACGCGTTCGGGGAGCTCCGGTGGAAAGGAATACAATTTTCTGCAATCCACCCTGGCCTGGGGAGCATTGAGCAACGTCACGCTGTACGGCGGTTTTCAGCAACTGGAAGATAAATATAGCAATGCGCTGCTCGGGGCCGGGTTTAATCTGGGTTCTGTCGGCGCACTCTCGTTTGATGCTTCCCAGTCCTGGGCTGAAATAAAAGAAAATCCACTAGCGGATAATACGACCTCCAGCGAGGGGCAATCTTATCGCTTGCGTTTTAGTAAAGATTTTCCATTAACGGGTACCAACTTCTCCGTCGCAGGATATCGGTATTCAACGCATGGTTATTACTCTTTGCAGAATTTTATCGATAACGCGACTGCTTATAGCGGCTGTTGTTCATCCAATGGACGGACAAAAGATCGCTTTGACGCATCGGCCTCACAGATATTTGCTGGCTTTGGCTCACTTTCCCTTTCGCTGGTTAGCGAGTCTTACTGGGATAATTCACGCATGGAGTCGCTGGGGGTAAGTTACAGTAATACCCTTGGCCGGATATCATATTTCATCAACTACTCTTATAACCGAAATGTACAGAGTACAAGCCAGAATAGCGATAGTTCTCCATCCAGCGATAGCATTATCTCGCTGACCGTGAGCGTACCTTTTGGCGATAGCACCTCAGCCAATTACAACATGAACAGTAGCCGCAAGGGGGACTCTACCCACAGCCTTGGTTTGAGCGGTACTGCTTTTGCGGATCGTTCTCTGAACTGGAGTGTGCTGGAGGGGTACAACGCCAGCGATAAGAGTACTTCAGGAAACGTTAACCTGAACTACCAGGGTTCTAAAGGCGAGGTGACGGCGGGATACGGCTATGACAGCTACAGCTCCCGATATAACTACTCGCTGCGCGGCGGAATGGTCGCTCATTCCGGTGGGGTAACCCTTTCCCGCTATCTTGGTGAGAGCGTGGCGCTGGTTGAAGCTCCTGGCGTCAGCGATGTGGCGGTGCTTGGGCAAACTAACGTAATGACCGATTCCGCCGGATATGCCGTCGTGCCTTTCGTTCGGCCCTATCACGAAAATAGTCTCGCCCTCAATGAGCAGCAGGTCTCGGGTGCGGAAATTGATAATATCGTCAGAACGGTGGTACCGACGCGCAGCGCTATCGTTAAGGTCAAATATGATACCTGGATTGGCTATAAGGCAATGATGACCCTGCGCTTTCATAATAAAGACGTGCCTTTTGGCGCGCTCGTTTCACTGAAAGATGAATCTCTGGATGCGAAAGACAGTAGAAGTTCCATTGTAGGCGATGCAGGACAGGTTTATCTGACGGGGCTTCCGGTAAAAGGTCGTTTATTGGTTAAGTGGGGCGATGATAATAATTCCCGGTGCCATTTTAATTATGATTTTTCGGGAAATAAATCTACCGAGGATATTGTTTTTTATCAGGCTAACTGTAGATGA
- a CDS encoding NCS2 family permease translates to MSTPSARTGGSLDAWFKISARGSTVRQEIVAGLTTFLAMVYSVIVVPGMLGKAGFPPAAVFVSTCLVAGVGSLVMGLWANLPLAIGCAISLTAFTAFSLVLGQQISIPVALGAVFLMGVLFTVISATGIRSWILRNLPQGVAHGTGIGIGLFLLLIAANGVGLVIKNPLDGLPVALGHFNSFPVIMSLVGLAVIIGLEKLKVPGGILLTIIGISIIGLIFDPAVHFSGIFAMPSLSDDKGNSLIGSLDIVGALNPVVLPSVLALVMTAVFDATGTIRAVAGQANLLDKDGQIINGGKALTTDSLSSVFSGVVGAAPAAVYIESAAGTAAGGKTGLTAVTVGVLFLLILFLSPLSYLVPAYATAPALMYVGLLMLSNVAKIDFNDFVDAMAGLITAVFIVLTCNIVTGIMIGFASLVIGRLVSGEWRKLNLGTVIIAAALVIFYAGGWAI, encoded by the coding sequence ATGTCTACGCCTTCAGCGCGTACCGGCGGTTCATTAGACGCCTGGTTTAAAATTTCTGCTCGCGGCAGTACCGTGCGTCAGGAAATCGTTGCCGGTCTTACCACCTTCCTGGCGATGGTGTACTCGGTCATCGTTGTGCCTGGCATGCTTGGTAAAGCAGGTTTTCCGCCGGCCGCGGTATTTGTCTCCACCTGTCTGGTGGCCGGCGTCGGTTCGCTGGTGATGGGCCTGTGGGCGAACCTGCCGCTGGCGATTGGCTGCGCTATCTCGCTGACCGCTTTTACCGCCTTTAGCCTGGTGCTGGGCCAGCAGATCAGCATTCCGGTCGCGCTGGGTGCGGTCTTCCTGATGGGGGTGCTGTTCACCGTGATTTCGGCGACCGGCATTCGTAGCTGGATCCTGCGTAACCTGCCGCAGGGCGTTGCGCACGGTACGGGAATTGGTATTGGCCTGTTTCTGCTGCTGATTGCCGCTAACGGCGTGGGTCTGGTTATCAAAAACCCGCTGGATGGCCTGCCGGTGGCGTTGGGTCATTTTAATAGCTTCCCGGTGATTATGTCGCTGGTGGGGCTGGCGGTGATTATTGGCCTCGAAAAACTGAAGGTGCCGGGCGGTATCCTGCTGACGATCATCGGTATATCGATTATCGGCCTGATTTTCGATCCTGCTGTTCACTTCTCAGGTATCTTCGCTATGCCGTCGCTGAGCGACGATAAAGGCAATTCGCTGATCGGTAGCCTGGATATCGTCGGCGCGCTGAACCCGGTCGTGCTGCCAAGCGTACTGGCATTGGTAATGACCGCGGTGTTTGACGCTACCGGTACTATCCGCGCGGTGGCGGGTCAGGCGAACCTGCTGGATAAAGACGGGCAGATTATCAACGGCGGCAAAGCGCTGACCACCGACTCCCTGAGCAGCGTTTTCTCCGGCGTGGTGGGCGCGGCTCCGGCTGCGGTGTATATCGAATCTGCTGCCGGTACGGCGGCGGGCGGTAAAACCGGTCTGACCGCAGTGACCGTCGGCGTACTGTTCCTGCTGATCCTGTTCCTCTCTCCGCTCTCTTATCTGGTTCCGGCCTACGCTACCGCTCCGGCGCTGATGTACGTCGGCCTGCTGATGCTGAGCAACGTGGCGAAAATCGATTTCAACGACTTCGTTGATGCGATGGCGGGCCTGATTACTGCGGTCTTTATCGTTCTGACCTGCAACATCGTCACCGGCATCATGATCGGCTTTGCGTCGCTGGTGATTGGCCGTCTGGTGTCCGGCGAATGGCGTAAGCTGAACCTCGGCACGGTGATCATCGCTGCGGCGCTGGTTATTTTCTACGCAGGCGGCTGGGCGATTTAA
- a CDS encoding Na+/H+ antiporter, with amino-acid sequence MEIFFTILIMTLVVSLSGVVTRVLPFQVPLPLIQIGIGALLAWPTFGLHVEFDPELFLVLFIPPLLFADGWKTPTREFIEHGREIFGLALALVVVTVVGIGYLIYWIVPGIPLIPAFALAAVLSPTDAVALSGIVGEGRIPKKIMGILQGEALMNDASGLVSLKFAVAVAMGTMVFTVGGATVEFFKVAVGGILAGFVVSWLYGRSMRFLSRWGGDEPATQIVLLFLLPFASYLIAEHIGFSGILAAVAAGMTITRSGVMRSAPLAMRLRANSTWAMLEFVFNGMVFLLLGLQLPDILSSSLVAAEADPNVETWMLFTDIVLIYAALMLVRFGWLWTMRKLSQRFLKKKPMEFGSWTTRELLISSVAGVRGAITLAGVLSIPLLLPDGNVFPARYELVFLAAGVILFSLFVGVIVLPILLRHIESTDHVQQRKEERLARAATADVAIVAIQKMEERLAADTKENIDNQLLTEVSSRVIGNLRRRVDGRNDVETSMLEESLERRFRLAALRSERGELYHLRATRQISNETLQKLLHDLDLLEALLIEDQ; translated from the coding sequence ATGGAAATATTCTTTACCATACTCATCATGACCCTCGTGGTCTCTCTCTCCGGGGTTGTTACACGCGTACTTCCCTTTCAGGTTCCACTACCTTTAATCCAAATCGGCATCGGCGCGCTGTTAGCCTGGCCTACCTTCGGATTGCATGTTGAATTCGACCCTGAACTCTTTCTGGTTCTTTTTATTCCGCCGCTGCTTTTTGCCGACGGCTGGAAGACGCCAACCCGTGAGTTCATTGAGCATGGACGAGAAATTTTCGGTCTGGCGCTGGCGCTGGTAGTGGTGACGGTGGTTGGTATTGGCTACCTTATCTACTGGATTGTGCCGGGTATTCCGCTGATTCCGGCTTTTGCCCTGGCGGCGGTTCTGTCGCCAACGGATGCCGTGGCGCTGTCCGGGATCGTTGGCGAAGGGCGCATTCCGAAAAAAATTATGGGGATTTTGCAGGGCGAGGCGCTAATGAACGATGCCTCCGGCCTGGTCTCCCTGAAATTTGCCGTTGCGGTAGCGATGGGGACGATGGTCTTTACCGTCGGCGGCGCGACGGTTGAGTTCTTCAAAGTGGCGGTTGGCGGTATTCTCGCGGGCTTCGTGGTTAGCTGGCTGTACGGACGTTCAATGCGCTTCCTCAGCCGCTGGGGCGGCGATGAACCGGCAACGCAAATCGTACTGCTATTTCTGCTGCCGTTCGCTTCTTACCTGATCGCTGAACATATCGGCTTTTCCGGGATCCTGGCGGCAGTTGCCGCGGGGATGACCATCACCCGCTCCGGAGTGATGCGCAGCGCGCCGCTGGCGATGCGCCTGCGTGCTAACAGTACCTGGGCGATGCTGGAGTTCGTGTTCAACGGCATGGTATTCCTGCTGTTGGGCCTGCAGCTACCGGATATTCTCTCCAGCTCGCTGGTGGCCGCTGAAGCAGATCCCAACGTCGAAACCTGGATGCTGTTTACCGATATCGTTCTGATTTATGCCGCCCTGATGCTGGTGCGTTTCGGCTGGCTGTGGACGATGCGCAAACTCAGTCAGCGTTTCCTGAAAAAGAAACCGATGGAGTTCGGCTCCTGGACGACGCGCGAGCTGCTGATCTCCTCCGTCGCCGGCGTCCGCGGGGCGATTACTCTTGCCGGTGTGCTGTCGATTCCTCTGCTGCTGCCGGACGGCAACGTCTTCCCGGCGCGCTATGAGCTGGTATTCCTTGCCGCCGGGGTGATTCTGTTTTCTCTGTTCGTCGGCGTGATTGTGCTGCCGATTCTGCTGCGCCATATCGAATCGACCGACCATGTGCAGCAGCGTAAAGAGGAGCGCCTGGCGCGAGCGGCAACGGCGGACGTGGCGATTGTCGCGATTCAGAAAATGGAAGAGCGCCTGGCGGCGGACACCAAAGAGAATATCGATAATCAGCTGCTGACAGAAGTCAGTTCGCGAGTGATTGGTAACCTGCGCCGCCGCGTTGATGGTCGTAACGATGTTGAAACCTCGATGCTGGAAGAGAGCCTTGAACGTCGTTTCCGCCTGGCGGCGCTGCGTTCAGAGCGTGGGGAACTGTACCACCTGCGCGCCACCCGGCAGATCAGTAACGAGACGCTGCAGAAGCTGCTGCACGACCTCGACCTGCTGGAGGCGCTGCTGATCGAAGACCAGTAA
- a CDS encoding fimbrial protein codes for MKTNVKTLAKILALSAGCSLVAISHADNTITFNGTVSDTTCTATIDNGVSSIEMGTVSVADLKANTYSAAKNFSFTLTGCPTDDGALTKARITFGGEADNFNSDYFKNQASESPATNVAVAIFDNAGALQKNNAEGSDVDISSGAATIPFTVKMAKSGSSDPTKGPVKTTVTYNVTYY; via the coding sequence ATGAAAACCAATGTAAAAACGTTAGCTAAAATTTTAGCTTTGTCCGCCGGCTGCTCTCTGGTGGCAATATCTCATGCGGATAATACTATCACTTTTAACGGAACGGTTTCCGATACGACCTGTACCGCTACCATTGATAATGGCGTTTCATCTATTGAGATGGGAACTGTCTCAGTTGCAGATTTAAAAGCTAATACCTATAGCGCCGCGAAGAACTTCTCTTTCACTTTGACCGGTTGCCCTACGGACGATGGGGCTCTGACTAAAGCCAGAATTACCTTTGGTGGTGAAGCAGATAATTTTAATAGTGATTACTTTAAAAATCAGGCTTCAGAATCTCCAGCGACCAATGTTGCTGTCGCTATTTTTGATAATGCCGGAGCACTACAAAAGAACAATGCTGAAGGCTCTGATGTTGATATCTCCTCTGGCGCGGCAACTATTCCGTTTACCGTAAAAATGGCTAAGTCTGGTTCCTCTGACCCAACCAAAGGCCCAGTGAAGACAACTGTAACCTATAACGTAACATATTATTAA
- a CDS encoding fimbrial protein, which yields MSRRHSLRTGSRRCSLVKNSCLPGAGFIISFFLSSGAWAYDASSTVNFNITGMIEEPSCEVSIKPSDNIDLGTVSFQHLTGKPGANSANVPVYLEFENCSKGTRAVTITFSGSYYDSTYSMIYKSAAVGTGAKGVGLQLFSLKDSKSLGPGDQYIYTFSDEAGGHVFDMIARMYTPYGQITAGKVLFAATFNVSYK from the coding sequence ATGAGTAGACGACATTCCCTGAGGACAGGAAGCAGGCGTTGTTCATTGGTCAAGAATTCCTGCCTGCCGGGAGCAGGTTTTATTATTTCTTTTTTTTTAAGTTCTGGCGCCTGGGCTTATGATGCGAGCAGTACCGTTAATTTTAATATTACTGGTATGATTGAAGAACCTTCCTGTGAGGTCTCGATAAAGCCCTCTGATAATATTGACTTAGGCACCGTATCTTTTCAGCATTTGACGGGAAAACCGGGTGCTAATAGCGCAAATGTTCCTGTTTATCTTGAGTTTGAGAATTGTTCAAAAGGTACGCGTGCGGTCACCATCACGTTTAGTGGTTCTTATTATGACAGTACCTATTCGATGATATATAAAAGCGCGGCCGTTGGAACTGGGGCGAAGGGTGTTGGATTACAGCTTTTCAGTCTTAAGGATTCCAAATCATTAGGGCCCGGCGATCAATATATTTATACCTTCAGCGATGAGGCGGGGGGGCACGTTTTTGACATGATTGCCAGAATGTACACTCCTTATGGCCAGATAACCGCCGGGAAGGTGCTTTTTGCCGCTACATTCAACGTGTCTTATAAATAA